The genomic stretch TGAATACACTGCTTTAAGGCCACACACGGGCTTCAGGACAAAATACCCTGAATTTGACCTGTGGATTAGCTAGCTTTCCTGACGGCCGGTCGCACAGCATGCTCAAAACCAAGGAGTGCAAGGATGAGAAGAGGCTTTATGAAAAGCAAAACTTGAGTACCAAGATAAAATAACGATGGTTTTTATTTTCCCCTACAAGCTTATGCATTTAGAAAAAACACACTGCCAAGCTTCTTTGTGGTAGCTAAATCATTGCAAAGTTCAGCACTGCTACGTACTAGATTTCCCTCAACTATTCAGCGTTGATCATCGTAATAATGTACTTAATTATGACAGTTATTGCTATGTACAAATCTCTGCCTGGTGAACGACATGAAATCACATTGAGGTTCTCAAGTGTGTAACCAGCTGTGTGGGTGAGGCAGAGCTGTTGGTCAGGTGTGTGGGCGGGGCAGAGCTGTTGGAAAGGTGAACAGCAGTGTCAGACAGTTGCAACTCCTCCAGCTTTTTCAGATACTGGGCCTTGAGTGCCAGCAGCTCACTGTAGCGCTGCTCCATTGGATTTGGATGCTGTCACCAGGGGGAGACAGAGACATGCAAATGAGAATACATCAAAAAGTTTTGATCAATTCAGATCTTACAGGAATTTTATAAATTTCAGCCTTATATTTCATCAGTACAGTTATATGTGATCCGACAGGGACTGGGCCAGCAGAGACTAGACCAGTTACTATATGTCCAGGTATCCGATAGCTAAAgaggtgaccacctaatccatgtcagaggGGACACTATAAGCTATGACAGGGTTtataaactaccatttcaactAAAAAGgcctggatttcactttagcaccGAGTtctggtcagtctcctataatcatgcacaATCAAGCACAGGAACCGTTCAGTTTTAAAGTTCGGAAAACCTGAAATAGCTCatagtgcccctcccccccccccccccccgctccgacatggattaggtggtcacccgaGTCTCCGATGTTTTACCTGATGCCGGACCCTGGGGTTCCACCGTATGTAGTAAGTCACCCAAAGCTCTAGATGGCGCATACTGGCCACAGGGTAGAGGACACAGCCATTCTCTACAGCATAGAAGGGGTTGATGTAGGACGCCTGGTCACTGTTGATGAAGGACCACAGGGACACAGTCTTGGTTTTCAcctcctggggggccagagatCCAGAACTTCAATTAGGCACCTCGTACACATGGGGAGGTTAACATGCACAACACAGATACATGCACAACACAGTGGCCAAGGATATTTCACAATATTTCATAAACCAGATATGTATAGGACATCTGTAGGAGGAGAAACGTCTCACATGGGCACTGCGGGCACTGTCGCAGTTGAAGAGAAAGGTGCCAAAGCGACAGCTATAGAGGTGATCCAGAATAACCATTAGGAGGCGCTCGTTGAACTCAAAGGCTGTGGGGAACTGCAAAAAATATGGACGGGGAAGGAAAAACAACTTAGGAGTGAGTCACAGCATACAGCACAATCGGTACTGGTTGTCATAGGGCAGGTATGACAGAGCTACTcgcacagcacagcacaatgCGCATCAAAGATCCGAAAACAGTAGAAAACCAATCGATATACACTTCAGCACAGGTCATCAAACACTGCGATGCCCTGTAGAGCCCGGGCTTGGGTTGTACCCACCTGCTTGGTCATCTGCCAGACACAGTCAATGAACTGCACAAAGATGGGGGAACGATCAGCGTCGGCATGGTTCTTGTCTCCATGGCCAATAcgctaaaaaaaaagaaacaagcaATCCCATGAGAAATGGTTCATGTCATACTTGCTAGTCCTATTCCTTATCAAAGCTTAGTGAAACAATGCTAGGAGAAGCTAGCTGCATATAGCGGTGCGTGACGGGGGCCTGGGACGTACGGAGGCAAACTTATGGCCAAAGCTGAGCCACTCCTTCTCCACGAGGACCAGGAACCCCCTCAGGGTGCGGTAGTACCCGTCCAGCATCAGCATGGCCAGGGAGGTGAGCTGTGCAGTCCGGTCCCAGCCATCGCTGCAGTGCACCAGCACAGAGTTGCCCGACCACACCTTGTCTGCCACCTGGATAGCCCCTGCCAgcaccagctggggggggggggggggagatcggTGGGAGAATATGGCGTGAGCTGCTCTGTCAGTGCTGGGCTATTGTTGCTATGATCCGTCAATCTCTCTTTCATCCCAAAGAAAATCACGGAGTGTGAATGGTAGCTAGTCCGTACACTCGGCTATCCCTAGCATATACAGCCGTGCATCGTTTAACGACGTGGATACGTTCTGAGAAATGCATCGGTAGGTGATTTCGACGTTGTGAGAACATCGTAGAGTACACTTACACTCACCTAGATCCAGTCTACTACACACCTAACCTATAGTGTATAGcctaaataacaataaaaagtttagtaaatacataaaccagtaacatacTTGTTTAATatcattatcaagtattatgtACGGTACATAATTGTACGTGTTGTACTTTTATACGACTGGCAGCGCAGcaggtttgtttacaccagcatcactgCAAACACATGAGTAATGCGTTGCGCTATGACATCAGAAGGCGATAGGATTTTTTCTTAGCTACGTTGTAATCTTAagggacacaaacacacagtccgTCTCTGAACGAAATGTTGTAATGCGACGCATGACTGTAAGCGCGGTCGTtctctcccagcatgcaccttgATGTGCTCCAGCCAGTGCGTCGATTCCAGGCTGGAGAGCCAGTGGGACTCTTCCACATTGGGATAGACAATATCCTTCAGCTTCCTCAGGGACTCCCTCATCACGTGGATGTTGTGAATGTCCAGGAATACCAGATCAGCATTCTGGTAAGAGTCCTCACCTTCATACCCGCCACCTGTGGCCTGTGCCCAACGAGATACGTTACACACAGAGTGCAGCATCACAGCCACATGGTGACAGACACTCCTGTTGTTACAGCAAAGAGTTTTACTTCCATTCTATCATATTTAAATGAAGCACAAATACAGTACAGAAAACGGCCCAAGCTGTCAAATTAGGTGCCCAATATCCATTCTCTGAGATTTACCTAGTGAGCTGTACCTCAGTTATTTCTCTTGAGAGCATTGGCCACTCTGCACCTTTTGCATGGAATATGTTGCAGAAAGACCGGAAATTAACTGAGTTAATCTCATTGAGCGCTTTTAAATCCAAACAGAGTTCTTGAGGCCGACTCCATTGCATGTATCCGTTTTTCATAATCTGATTGTAAATTTAATCCCTTTATTTTGTCTTTTGCTTGTGTTGCAACTGTGTAATTTTGTAACAGTTTTGTATTTTACTGCTGCCTATATTGGTCAGGTTTTTAAATCTCAATGGGAttttcctggttaaataaaggttaaaaaataaataaataaacaattgaTGGGTAATTAGTCAAATCTAGGGGCTCAAGAAATAGTTTTCAAGAAGGACAAAATACAACCTTACACGCTGTCTGACCTTACTGATCATACCTTGTTGGCCACAGCGTTGACGTTTGGCCTAGCGTCGAAGATGGTCAGCCTGCTGGTACCATTCGCCTCCCGGATGATCTCCAGGTAGCGCTCGTCATCCTTGCTCCGCTTCCCGCTCATGCCCACCAGAGGCTGGCTGCAGCGTACAATCACTGCCTGGTTCTCTGGGTGGATCCATGACAGCACCTGGGATTGCAGAGATGCATAGTGCCCATAGTTCATACTCACAGAATGTGGACACATGCACTAATGTCTGGACACACCAAGTCGCCTACAAAGCAGTGTGA from Paramormyrops kingsleyae isolate MSU_618 chromosome 10, PKINGS_0.4, whole genome shotgun sequence encodes the following:
- the LOC111846340 gene encoding myotubularin-like isoform X1, translating into MASRSVSSPGPEVSPSSQPSRESLRMEPVPGLPLLPGEERVIDKEIIYMCPFSGALKGKVFITNYRLFFKSTDMENKSVLDVPLGVISRIEKVGGATSRGENSYGLDITCKDMRNLRFALKQEGHSRRDMFDILFRYAFPLSSNQSLFAFLNQEKFEENGWDIYDPVQEFSRQGLPNEKWRITANELCETYPSKLVVPCKATDEDLRKVAAFRSRSRIPVLSWIHPENQAVIVRCSQPLVGMSGKRSKDDERYLEIIREANGTSRLTIFDARPNVNAVANKATGGGYEGEDSYQNADLVFLDIHNIHVMRESLRKLKDIVYPNVEESHWLSSLESTHWLEHIKLVLAGAIQVADKVWSGNSVLVHCSDGWDRTAQLTSLAMLMLDGYYRTLRGFLVLVEKEWLSFGHKFASRIGHGDKNHADADRSPIFVQFIDCVWQMTKQFPTAFEFNERLLMVILDHLYSCRFGTFLFNCDSARSAHEVKTKTVSLWSFINSDQASYINPFYAVENGCVLYPVASMRHLELWVTYYIRWNPRVRHQHPNPMEQRYSELLALKAQYLKKLEELQLSDTAVHLSNSSAPPTHLTNSSASPTQLVTHLRTSM
- the LOC111846340 gene encoding myotubularin-like isoform X3, which translates into the protein MEPVPGLPLLPGEERVIDKEIIYMCPFSGALKGKVFITNYRLFFKSTDMENKSVLDVPLGVISRIEKVGGATSRGENSYGLDITCKDMRNLRFALKQEGHSRRDMFDILFRYAFPLSSNQSLFAFLNQEKFEENGWDIYDPVQEFSRQGLPNEKWRITANELCETYPSKLVVPCKATDEDLRKVAAFRSRSRIPVLSWIHPENQAVIVRCSQPLVGMSGKRSKDDERYLEIIREANGTSRLTIFDARPNVNAVANKATGGGYEGEDSYQNADLVFLDIHNIHVMRESLRKLKDIVYPNVEESHWLSSLESTHWLEHIKLVLAGAIQVADKVWSGNSVLVHCSDGWDRTAQLTSLAMLMLDGYYRTLRGFLVLVEKEWLSFGHKFASRIGHGDKNHADADRSPIFVQFIDCVWQMTKQFPTAFEFNERLLMVILDHLYSCRFGTFLFNCDSARSAHEVKTKTVSLWSFINSDQASYINPFYAVENGCVLYPVASMRHLELWVTYYIRWNPRVRHQHPNPMEQRYSELLALKAQYLKKLEELQLSDTAVHLSNSSAPPTHLTNSSASPTQLVTHLRTSM
- the LOC111846340 gene encoding myotubularin-like isoform X2; translated protein: MASRSVSSPGPEVSPSSPSRESLRMEPVPGLPLLPGEERVIDKEIIYMCPFSGALKGKVFITNYRLFFKSTDMENKSVLDVPLGVISRIEKVGGATSRGENSYGLDITCKDMRNLRFALKQEGHSRRDMFDILFRYAFPLSSNQSLFAFLNQEKFEENGWDIYDPVQEFSRQGLPNEKWRITANELCETYPSKLVVPCKATDEDLRKVAAFRSRSRIPVLSWIHPENQAVIVRCSQPLVGMSGKRSKDDERYLEIIREANGTSRLTIFDARPNVNAVANKATGGGYEGEDSYQNADLVFLDIHNIHVMRESLRKLKDIVYPNVEESHWLSSLESTHWLEHIKLVLAGAIQVADKVWSGNSVLVHCSDGWDRTAQLTSLAMLMLDGYYRTLRGFLVLVEKEWLSFGHKFASRIGHGDKNHADADRSPIFVQFIDCVWQMTKQFPTAFEFNERLLMVILDHLYSCRFGTFLFNCDSARSAHEVKTKTVSLWSFINSDQASYINPFYAVENGCVLYPVASMRHLELWVTYYIRWNPRVRHQHPNPMEQRYSELLALKAQYLKKLEELQLSDTAVHLSNSSAPPTHLTNSSASPTQLVTHLRTSM